The sequence CTCGTCTTGATTTTTTCTTTTTCAAACCACTTGTTTCTTGCTTCTTTCCACATACTCAATTCAATCTCATCAAGTGCCACAATTTCTCCTTTTAGTTCAAGATTGAGGGCAATATTTTTTTGTACCTCAATCTCACCATCTAGCTTGCCATGAAATTCTTTACTCCATACCCGGAGGGCTTCTTTGATTTTCTTGAGTTTAAACACAAATTTATAGTCCATTCTTAGCCCTTTGTAATCACAACTACTCCAGGTGTCTTCTATGATTTTGTCTACTCCGTCTTTTTCAAGCCAAACATCAAAGAATTTAAAGGGCTTTGGGCCAAAGTTCTTATCTTCATCTTTTAAAATTATGGGACAATGATCCGATTTAGTTCTTTCCATAACCATGGCCGTGAGGTTTTGCCACTTATTATAGAACTTTTCGGATACCAAGAAGCGATCAATTTTACTATACTTAATGCCATCGTCACTAACTCCTGTATATAATCAGCCACCCAATGGGATATCTAATAAGTTACAATTATTAATGAACTCGTTGAATCTCTTTGCTCTACTTTCCTTAAACACACAATTGAATCTTTCGGTTTCGTTTCTAACTTCATTGAAATCTCCACACACCACCCATGCTTCATCCCGACTTTCTATTACCTTACCAAGTGATTCCCAAAGTTTTTTCTTCAATACGTTCTCATGGGGGCCATATACATTGAGTATATTTAGGATTGAGCCATCAGCCTTCCAAGTACCCATTATGCTAATGACCCTGTCAAGAGAATATACTTCAGCTGCCTCAAAAACTTGCGTGTCCCCAATCAATAATTGACCTCCCGACTTTTCAGTCATCTCTCTTTGAATGAAATCACAGTCTGTATTCCCCCATAGTGCTGCAATCCAATCACGATCCACCAGGAGTAACTTTGTTTCTTGGATTGTAAAAAAGAGTGGTTTTTCATCTCGAATTAATTTTTTCGTTTGTCCCAGCTTGCTATCAGGACCTAACCCGAAATCTCTGATGTTATAAGATATAATCTTCATTATAAACAAGGAGTGTCGAAATCAAACTTACCTCTACAGATTGAGTGGCTTCTTCTGCcatttcaatcccaatttacatccgtacttgatgtgtaaaatcgcgtctataatttatataataggaaataccggttaaaaggattactacacactaacgggcagtgtacctgatcgtgcaatagtataaagttggtaaatccgtattcgttccaaggacagtttagacgtgaaaattaagattgtaactaatggaaataactaagttaatctagaaaatggaaattacgagataatagtcttggtggctatttaacgattagccaaatcaaggatagctttaattaataacaagaaagaacaatatttttggtattttaagatttaagctttaaagcaaacaaacaagtaaaaataagatagttgtaaacaaataggagaatgaatgcttgtctagaccttttacacctagtattggatgcatttagattaagccccagctattatctaacttatgtgaattatctagtcggttcacctggaattccccagcgcaaacacttcaattaagattacacgacacggaattccccgtaggctaagacctcctaattgtgaccaaatatttcGACTGAGATGAACactcgaatcacaatcacaccaactctcgttgcgtataattcacccctattttgtgtagccttttgaattcaatttactctcgtctccgagtaagcaaacaatcaattaagacaaaccaattataAATTTATgtactaaattaatgaactctcgtcctatcaaaccaGTACACAACCAactgaatcgaaaagtctagctttaataagaa comes from Rutidosis leptorrhynchoides isolate AG116_Rl617_1_P2 chromosome 4, CSIRO_AGI_Rlap_v1, whole genome shotgun sequence and encodes:
- the LOC139842176 gene encoding uncharacterized protein; translation: MVMERTKSDHCPIILKDEDKNFGPKPFKFFDVWLEKDGVDKIIEDTWSSCDYKGLRMDYKFVFKLKKIKEALRVWSKEFHGKLDGEIEVQKNIALNLELKGEIVALDEIELSMWKEARNKWFEKEKIKTSMIRQKSRTRWTLEGDENTRFFHSEIQNKNNKSNIHGLIVNGVWTKIPHEIKRAAHEHLQAQFVEPDSNRPSLEELRYPSISTEEAAALDVCFLEDEI
- the LOC139842177 gene encoding uncharacterized protein, giving the protein MKIISYNIRDFGLGPDSKLGQTKKLIRDEKPLFFTIQETKLLLVDRDWIAALWGNTDCDFIQREMTEKSGGQLLIGDTQVFEAAEVYSLDRVISIMGTWKADGSILNILNVYGPHENVLKKKLWESLGKVIESRDEAWVVCGDFNEVRNETERFNCVFKESRAKRFNEFINNCNLLDIPLGG